From the genome of Octopus sinensis unplaced genomic scaffold, ASM634580v1 Contig14718, whole genome shotgun sequence, one region includes:
- the LOC115230172 gene encoding serine/arginine repetitive matrix protein 1-like yields the protein MRTSRYRLRTRGRTRDRCRKDVTRYTLSIQRRSPPRKIPKDGNCGEYKVEAASGRVAPGLRQSPGAPPPCRARNRKNEPKLAVSPRKPGRTRDRCRKDVTRYTLSIQRRSPPRKIPKDSNCGEYKVEAISGRVAPGLRQSPGAPPRYRARNRKNEPKLGVSPRKPGRTRDRCRKDVMRYTLSIQRRSPPRKIPKDGNCGEYKVEAASGRVAPGLRQSPGAPPPCRARNRKNEPKLAVSPRKPGRTRDRCRKDVTRYTLSIQRRSPPRKIPKDSNCGEYKVEAISGRVAPGLRQSPGAPPRYRARNRKNEPKLGVSPSKPGRTRDRCRKDVMRYTLSIQRRGPSRKVPKDGNCG from the coding sequence ATGCGAACCTCGCGGTATCGCCTTCGTACACGTGGACGTACACGCGACCGATGCCGGAAGGATGTCACGAGATACACGCTGTCGATACAGAGACGTAGTCCGCCCCGTAAAATCCCGAAAGATGGCAACTGCGGCGAGTACAAAGTAGAGGCCGCCAGCGGCAGGGTTGCGCCAGGCCTGCGCCAATCGCCCGGAGCTCCGCCGCCCTGccgtgcccgaaatcgaaagaacgaacctaagctCGCGGTATCGCCACGTAAACCTGGACGTACACGCGACCGATGCCGGAAGGATGTCACGAGATACACGCTGTCGATACAGAGACGTAGTCCGCCCCGTAAAATCCCGAAAGATAGCAACTGCGGCGAGTATAAAGTAGAGGCCATCAGCGGCAGGGTTGCGCCAGGCCTGCGCCAATCGCCCGGAGCTCCGCCGCGTTAccgtgcccgaaatcgaaagaacgaacctaagctCGGGGTATCGCCACGTAAACCTGGACGTACACGCGACCGATGCCGAAAGGATGTGATGAGATACACGCTGTCGATACAGAGACGTAGTCCGCCCCGTAAAATCCCGAAAGATGGCAACTGCGGCGAGTACAAAGTAGAGGCCGCCAGCGGCAGGGTTGCGCCAGGCCTGCGCCAATCGCCCGGAGCTCCGCCGCCCTGccgtgcccgaaatcgaaagaacgaacctaagctCGCGGTATCGCCACGTAAACCTGGACGTACACGCGACCGATGCCGGAAGGATGTCACGAGATACACGCTGTCGATACAGAGACGTAGTCCGCCCCGTAAAATCCCGAAAGATAGCAACTGCGGCGAGTATAAAGTAGAGGCCATCAGCGGCAGGGTTGCGCCAGGCCTGCGCCAATCGCCCGGAGCTCCGCCGCGTTAccgtgcccgaaatcgaaagaacgaacctaagctCGGGGTATCGCCGAGTAAACCTGGACGTACACGCGACCGATGCCGAAAGGATGTGATGAGATACACGCTGTCGATACAGAGACGTGGTCCTTCCCGTAAAGTCCCGAAAGATGGAAACTGCGGCTAG